From Helicobacter sp. MIT 99-5507:
AGAATTGCAGAGCTCTATTGATAAACAAGATAATAAGAAAAATAGTATATCAGTAAAACGAAATTCTTATGATGTAATCATATTTAAAAAATAATGCTTGCATTAAAAGAGCGTCCAAATAATATTGATGATTTTATAGGACAAAAACATTTAGTTGGGGTTAATAAACCCATAAGCAATATGATAAAAAACAATACTCCAATGCATTGTTTTTTCTATGGACCTCCTGGAGTTGGTAAAACCTCGCTTGCTAGAATCTTAGCAAATGAATTTGGCGGTGAATTCATAGAATTTAACGCAACCTCAATAAAAATTGATGAGCTAAGAAATAAAATAGCAAAATACAAAGGCACATTAATAAAGCCTATAATTTTTATAGATGAAATTCATAGACTTAGCAAAAATCAACAAGAAGTCCTGCTCCCTATAATGGAAAATTTTGATGCAATCATATTTGGAGCTTCTACTTATAACCCTTATAGAAGCCTTACAAGTGCGATTCGCTCGCGTTGTATGATATTTGAATTTTATGCATTAAATAAGCTTGAATTATTAGAAATCCTAGAACTTGCAATCAAAAAAAATAATATAAAAATAGATGAAGATTCTAAACAATACATAATAAATACAAGCAATGGTGATGCAAGAGCTATGCTAAATCTACTTGAACTTTCAAAAGATGATCCAAACCTCCAAAATCTAAAACAAATCCGTCCTGTATCACTAAATGAAGGTATAAGCGAGGATTCTACTCATTATGATTTAATATCTGCGATGATTAAAAGCATAAGAGGAAGCGATGAAAATGCGGCTTTGTATTATCTAGCAAGACTAATTGTAGCAGGAGAAAATCCAGAATTTATAGCAAGAAGACTTGTGATACTAGCTAGCGAAGATATAGGAAATGCAAATCCAAATGCACTAAATATAGCGACAAATACGATGCTTGCAGTAGAAAAAATAGGCTATCCAGAATCTAGAATAATTTTAAGTCAATGTGTAATTTATCTAGCTTGCTCACCAAAATCAAATACAGCATACAAAGCCATAGATGACGCCATTGCCTTTATCAAAGACAATCCAAATCATAAAGTTCCAAATAATATTTCACATTTTCATAAAGATTACAAATATCCACATAATTTTGGAGGCTATGTAAAGCAAAATTATCTACCAAATGATATAAAAGATATAAAATTTGTCCGCTGGAGCGATATAGGTTTTGAAAAAAATCTAAAAGAATGGCTAGAAAAAATACAAAATAAATGACTATAAATAAAAAATAAATATTTTTAGCTTTTAAGGAAATATTCAAAAAAAAAATGTTTAAATTTCATTAACTTTTATCCTAATGGATTTAAGAAATCTTTTAAAAAGGAAAGAAAATGAAAAGAAGTGGTTTCTCAATGATTGAGTTGGTATTTGTTATCGTTATACTAGGAGTTTTGGCAGCAGTGGCTGTGCCTAGATTTGTAACAACAAGGACAGATGCACAAGTGGCAATGGCAAGAAGTGATATTGCCTCTACACTAAAAGCAATCCCTGCAAGAGTTTTTGCAGAAAATCTAGACCCTACAGCATCAACTCCTACTGGATTTAGCTCTTGGGGTGAGTGGATGATAGATACAGGAGGACTTGATCGAGGTAGATGGCAAGTTGGTGGAAATGGTGCAAATGGAAACAATGGGATCCAACCAATTGGAAATGTAACACAAAATGGAGGATCAACAAATACAACTGGTGGCTGTGGAGCAGTAATAGTGCTAGATACTACAACTGGTAATCTACAATTTAAACCTGAAAATATCAATCTATCTAATCACGGAAATGCTGGGACATTTTGTAAAGCACTAAAAGAATCTTATCCAAGTGGATCAAATAGAATTATCCCACTTGCAACTACTGGAGCAGTGAAATTCTAAGATCCTTTTAAAACTCTAGATTCTAGCCTATGGGTTAGAATCTAAAATATTTCTCTTAATAAATTCAAATTATTTTTTGCTTTAGCCTAGATTTTAGGATGGAATCTAAATATTTCTATAAAAATCTAACTCACAGAACATTGTCTATCTTGCAATAAATGACCTATTTTTAGATTATATTCTTGAAGCATTAATAAATCTTTATTTGGTACTTCGCCATTTGTAGTGAGATAATCTCCAAGCACAATAGAATCTATCCCATAATCAAATATTTCTTTTTGATTTTCTCCAAATACCACTTCTCTGCCACCTGCAAGCATTAAAATAGAATCACTTAATATTTCTCTTGCAAGTATAATACACTCTAATGCCTCATCTCTATTTATTACTTGCTCTTTTATAGGAAGGGCTTTGTTTGGGATAAAAAAATTAATAGGTGAGCTATGTGGATTTAATTCTTCTAATGATTTTAAAAACTCTATCCTCTGATTCATATTCTCTCCTAAACCAAAGATCCCACCACTACAAAGTTTTAAGCCTGCACTCAAAACATTTTGACAAGTTTCAAATCTAGAATTAAAACTATGTGTAGTGCAAATATGCTCAAAATAGCTCTTAGCTGTCTCTAAATTGTGATTGTAACTATCTATTCCATTTGCTTTTAGATATTTTAAAGATTCTATGTCAGCCTTGCCACAACACGCAATAAGCAGCATTTTTGGCAATTCTGCTTTAATACTTGAAGCAAGTTTTGCTATATAATCGCATTTATTAGAATCTAGCCCAAGTCCAGAAGTAACAAGACAAAATCCACTTGCACCAAGTTTTGCTAATCTTTTAGCTTCTTGTAAAACTTTTTCTTCTGGTTTATTTTTATAGACTGCTATATTTGTATTGTATTTTATACTTTGAGTGCAATATGCACAATCTTCCTTGCACGCACCACTTGTTACATTGCTAATTGAGCATAAAAATACTTTTTTCATAAAATCTCTTTTATCATTCTTTTATATCAACTTTAGCTTTACATTTTAAACAATAAAGATATTTTTTACTTTTTGTTTCTTTTTTTGCCATTAGATAGCCGCATTCCTCACATTTATTATTTGTTGGCTCATCATTGCTTATAAAATTACATTTTGGATAATTAGAACAACCATAAAATGCCCTTCTTTTAGAGAATCTTTTTATGATATCTCCACCACACATTGGGCAATTTACTCCCTCTAATATATTTTTTGATACTTGTTTTTGATTTTTTATATTTTTACATTTTGGATATCCGCTGCAAGCTATAAATTCGCCATATCTACCGACTTTTTTTACCATATCCTTGCCGCAAATTTCGCATTTCTCATCGATTATATCGCTTTCTTTTTCTCCTTTTATATATTTACATTTTGGATATCCGCTGCAAGCTATAAATTCACCATATCTGCCATTTCTAATTACAAGCTCTTTCCCACAATTTGGACAAGATTCTCCTGTTTGTTTTACTACTTTTAGTGAAGCTATATTTGTTTTACCATCGCTTACTTTTTTATTAAAAGGTTCATAAAAATCCCACAAAACACTTTGCCAATCAAGCTTAGAATCTGCGATTTTATCTAGCTTTTCTTCTAACTTTGCAGTAAAACTAGAATCTACAATCTCTAAAAAATTCTTCTCTAGCATATCAATGACTACAAATGATATATCCGTAGCAAAAATCTGCTTTTTTTCAATCTTTATATATTCTCTATTAGATAAAAGTGCTATTGTTGGTGCATATGTGCTTGGACGCCCGATACCTAATCCTTCTAACATTTTTACAAGTGAAGCTTCAGAGAATCTAGCTGGTGGCTCTGTTTGGTGAGTGTTTAGCTCACATTTATCAAGATCTAAATTAGAACCTTTCTTTAAAGGAGAGAGAATCTTATCTTTATCGCCACTTCCTAGAATCTTATGAAATCCATCAAAAATAAGCTTTGAGCCACTAGCTTTAAATACAGCTTTTTTATCACTTATAAATAAACTTTGAGATTCAAATATCGCATCACTGCTTTGTGAAGCTAAAAATCTATTATAAATTAATGTATAAAGTTTTAGCTCATCGCCTTTTAGATAATCTTTTGCGATACTTGGAGTAAAATCAATTCTTGTTGGACGAATGGCTTCATGTGCTTCTTGTGCAGATTTTTGCTTTGTAGTGTAGATTCTTGGTTTTTTTGGAATATAAGATTCTCCAAAACTCTCTTCAATGAGTTTCCTTGCTTCATCTTGTGCAACTTTAGCGATATTTAAACTATCTGTCCTCATATATGTAATAAGCCCCATAACACCTTGATCACTCAATGCACCCTCATATAATTTTTGAGCAATTTGCATAGTCTTTGATGGCGAATATCCAAGATTGCTAGATGCGCTTTGTTGCAAACTTGAAGTCATAAATGGCGGTGGTGGGGATACTTTTTTATTTTTTATATCTATTTCTTGGACAACAAAGCTAGAATCTTGTATGTATCTATGTATATCTTGTGCTTGTAATTTATCTTGCAATGTGAGTTTATCTATCTTTTTCCCTTCCCATTCTACTAGGATAGATTCTACTTTGTCCTTGCCATTTTTAAAAACTGCATCAATACTAAAATAAGTAATTGGTTTAAATCCTCTAATCTCTTTTTCCTTATCAACAACAAGTTTTAATGCACTGCTTTGCACTCTACCTGCACTAAGTCCTTTTTGTATTTTTTGATTTAAAAGAGGACTTAGCTTGAATCCTACGATTCTATCGAGTAATCTTCTAGTTTGCTGTGCATTTACCATATCTATATTTATATCTCTAGGATTTTTAAGAGAATCTAATATTGCTTTTTTTGTAATCTCATGAAATACAATGCGTGGAAAAGATACATTTTTATTAATGATTTGATTTATATGGTAGCCTATTGCTTCACCTTCTCTATCTTCATCAGTTGCGATATAAATGACATCTGCTTTATTTGCTAATTTTTTGATTTGTTCTATCACATCTTTATGGTCTTTTGACACTTCGTATTCTGGATTAAAATGCTTATCATCTATTTTGATTCCAAAATTATATTTTGGAAGATCTCTAATATGTCCTTTTGAAGCGATAACTACATAATCATCACTTAAAAAATTTTTGATTGTTTTAGCCTTAGCAGGCGATTCTACTATTATTAACTTCAAGTATTTTCCTTGCATTTGTTATAAAAATTTAGCATTTTAACACAAAAGAATCTTGCAAGTAAAATTTAATTAAAAAAATAATGGAATACTATTTGCTTTATATTGCTAAATTTTAAAAGCAAAGGAAGCAATATGAGTTTTAGGATTAATACAAATATTTCTGCATTAAATGCACATACAATAGGTGTGCAAAATAATAGAAGTATCCACAATTCACTAGAAAAACTTAGCTCAGGACTGAGATTAAATAAAGCAGCGGATGACGCTTCTGGTATGGCTATCGCAGATAGTCTTCGTTCTCAATCAGAAGCTTTAGGGCAGGCTGTTAGAAATGCAAATGATGCAATCGGTATGATACAAGTTGCCGATAAAGCTATGGATGAGCAATTAAAGATTCTAGACACAATAAAAACAAAAGCCGTGCAAGCTGCACAAGATGGGCAAACAACAGAAAGCAGAAGAGCTTTGCAAAGTGATATTATAAGGTTACTAGAAGAGTTAGATAATATTGCAAATACAACAAGTTTCAATGGGCAACAAATGCTATCTGGTAGCTTCTCAAATAAAGAATTTCAAATTGGTGCATATTCAAATACTACCATAAAAGCTTCCATAGGACCAACAAGTAGTGATAAAATAGGACATGTAAGAATGGAGAGTTCATCATTTTCTGGTTCTGGTATGGAGCCAGAAAATGGCAAGGACAATCTAACAGAAGTAGCACTAAAAGCAATTGAAGTAGATGGCGTAAATAGTTATGAATTAGAAACTGTTA
This genomic window contains:
- a CDS encoding replication-associated recombination protein A, with protein sequence MLALKERPNNIDDFIGQKHLVGVNKPISNMIKNNTPMHCFFYGPPGVGKTSLARILANEFGGEFIEFNATSIKIDELRNKIAKYKGTLIKPIIFIDEIHRLSKNQQEVLLPIMENFDAIIFGASTYNPYRSLTSAIRSRCMIFEFYALNKLELLEILELAIKKNNIKIDEDSKQYIINTSNGDARAMLNLLELSKDDPNLQNLKQIRPVSLNEGISEDSTHYDLISAMIKSIRGSDENAALYYLARLIVAGENPEFIARRLVILASEDIGNANPNALNIATNTMLAVEKIGYPESRIILSQCVIYLACSPKSNTAYKAIDDAIAFIKDNPNHKVPNNISHFHKDYKYPHNFGGYVKQNYLPNDIKDIKFVRWSDIGFEKNLKEWLEKIQNK
- a CDS encoding biotin synthase, producing MKKVFLCSISNVTSGACKEDCAYCTQSIKYNTNIAVYKNKPEEKVLQEAKRLAKLGASGFCLVTSGLGLDSNKCDYIAKLASSIKAELPKMLLIACCGKADIESLKYLKANGIDSYNHNLETAKSYFEHICTTHSFNSRFETCQNVLSAGLKLCSGGIFGLGENMNQRIEFLKSLEELNPHSSPINFFIPNKALPIKEQVINRDEALECIILAREILSDSILMLAGGREVVFGENQKEIFDYGIDSIVLGDYLTTNGEVPNKDLLMLQEYNLKIGHLLQDRQCSVS
- the topA gene encoding type I DNA topoisomerase is translated as MKLIIVESPAKAKTIKNFLSDDYVVIASKGHIRDLPKYNFGIKIDDKHFNPEYEVSKDHKDVIEQIKKLANKADVIYIATDEDREGEAIGYHINQIINKNVSFPRIVFHEITKKAILDSLKNPRDINIDMVNAQQTRRLLDRIVGFKLSPLLNQKIQKGLSAGRVQSSALKLVVDKEKEIRGFKPITYFSIDAVFKNGKDKVESILVEWEGKKIDKLTLQDKLQAQDIHRYIQDSSFVVQEIDIKNKKVSPPPPFMTSSLQQSASSNLGYSPSKTMQIAQKLYEGALSDQGVMGLITYMRTDSLNIAKVAQDEARKLIEESFGESYIPKKPRIYTTKQKSAQEAHEAIRPTRIDFTPSIAKDYLKGDELKLYTLIYNRFLASQSSDAIFESQSLFISDKKAVFKASGSKLIFDGFHKILGSGDKDKILSPLKKGSNLDLDKCELNTHQTEPPARFSEASLVKMLEGLGIGRPSTYAPTIALLSNREYIKIEKKQIFATDISFVVIDMLEKNFLEIVDSSFTAKLEEKLDKIADSKLDWQSVLWDFYEPFNKKVSDGKTNIASLKVVKQTGESCPNCGKELVIRNGRYGEFIACSGYPKCKYIKGEKESDIIDEKCEICGKDMVKKVGRYGEFIACSGYPKCKNIKNQKQVSKNILEGVNCPMCGGDIIKRFSKRRAFYGCSNYPKCNFISNDEPTNNKCEECGYLMAKKETKSKKYLYCLKCKAKVDIKE
- a CDS encoding type II secretion system protein — protein: MKRSGFSMIELVFVIVILGVLAAVAVPRFVTTRTDAQVAMARSDIASTLKAIPARVFAENLDPTASTPTGFSSWGEWMIDTGGLDRGRWQVGGNGANGNNGIQPIGNVTQNGGSTNTTGGCGAVIVLDTTTGNLQFKPENINLSNHGNAGTFCKALKESYPSGSNRIIPLATTGAVKF